The genomic stretch TCAAACTCATTGCTCACCACGGTGATCACTTTGTTGGTGCCCATGATCTTGGATTCCACGTTAAGGGAATCAAAGGAAATACGCTGGCCCTTCCGGAAGATGGAGGCTTCATACACGCGGGCGGTGCCCAGGAAGTTGTCAATATTATTACCGGTGAAATCAAAACGGAATTTTCCATCCACATCAATACTGTCTTTGCTCAGCCTGATCTTTTTGAGGTTGGCTTTATTTACCACGGCGTCAAAATTGAACTGGGGTTGCTTGGTGTTAAAATCCACCAGCCCGTTCATGCTGGCCACCAGGTTGGAATCATTGACCTGCAGTTCACCGTTGAAGAGCCTTTTGGCCACGGTGCCTTTGACAATGATGTCCTGGTAGGTATAGTCGTTGAATTCTATAGAGCGCACAAGGCCATCCAGTTTGGCGTTGAGGTTGCCGGTCTTGAGGCCACGGCCGTTAATGGAGCCTTTGAAGCTGATATTCCCGAGGTTGGGCACATCAATGAATTTACCCAGCTGGAAATCGTTGGTGCTGATATTCCCGATATAGCTGGTATTGCCTTTGTCGGGGAATTTCATATTCACATCGGTAACAATGGCGCCCAGGTTGGTCTCCAGTGTACCGTAGGTGACAAAGTCTTTGACAAAGCCGGTGAAGTTGCCGCGGAAGCGCAGGTATTCCAGCTGGTCCAGCCGGGGCGTTTTGAGGTTGCGGAGCTGGGGGACTATGGCAATGGCATCGGCATAGGTGGTCCGGAAATCGTTGGCTACAAAGTCGATGAAGGTCTTGTCAATATCGGGCAGACCGCGCAGGGTGATATTGCCGTTGAGGAACGACTGTTTCCCGGCTTCCAGGCGGACATTGCGGGCCACGAGGTTATCTACGGAGCCGCGGATAGTGCCGTTGATGCGGAGCTTCTTTTTCCAGCTGGCCAGTTCGGGGGCGAAGTAAGCGATGTCATCGCTGTCCAGCTCGGCATCATTAAAATGGCCTTCCATACGCACTTTGGAGATGAAATCGCTCATATCATCGAAGCTGGCATAACGCATGGCAAAGAAATGGTGCAGCCTGCTGCGGTTGGTGTGGAGGTCCAGGCTGGCAAATTCCATGGCTTCGGGATGGAATTTGACCCGGGCGTCCAGCTTTTGTACATCCAGTCCGCTCCGTTCTTTGGTGCTGAGGCGGACATTGGCGGTGATGGAGTCCTGGCGAAAGGCCACATCGGTGAAATCGCCGGTGATATCGCTGAACTGGATATGGCCGCCATCAAAATAAGGGTAGGGCTCCCGGCCGTTATCGATATCATTTTTGAAGGTCCCGTTACGCAGGGTCATTTTACGGATGCTGATATCCCATTTGCCGGCGTTCCAGCGCAGGTGATTGGTATCATTGAGGATGGTCTCTTCTTTGCGCTTTGGCCGGAGGGAGTCCGGCCGGTTACCATCATAGTTATAGATAGCAAAGAGGGGGTGGTCAATATTTACGGAGCGGATCAGGATGCGTTTGTCGGCAAGGCTGACCTTTTCGGCGTCAATGTCAAAGTCGCTGAAGCGGAGCAGCATGTCCTCGCCGCGCCAGCCGTCCTTCTGGAGCAGGGCGATATTGTCAAGCTCAATTTTTTTCAGGTCCAGGTTGATGCCGCCTTTTTTGGGGGCTGTCTCGCTGGGGCCGCTGAAATAATCGGCTATAAAGCGATAGTTCCAGATAGAGTCCGAGCGGGTAAGGTGGATCACAGCATCCTGGAGGCCCAGGTATTTGAGTTCAATATTGTCTTTGAAAAAGAACCAGTCGGTAATATTCACTTTTACACCGCCGGCGTAGAGCAGGGTGTCCTGGCGCTGGTCCAGGATCAGGGTCTCTTCCAGCACCATCTTGTTGAAGAGGGCGAAGTCCACCTGTTTGATCCGGACGGTGGTATGCAGATCCCTGGACAGCCTTTTGGTGGCCATGCCTACCAGCCAGTTCTGGACAGGGCTGGTCTGTAAGGCCACCCATACCAGTATGATCAGTCCGATCAGTACTAACAGTAATGTCCGGGATATTTTCCAAAACTTTCTCAGGGTCTGCTAATTGTGGTGCAAAATTAGGTGTTACCGGTGGTTGAGCAAATTCAGTACCAATGAATCAGCGAATATACCGTTTTACAGATGCGCCACCGCAGGGAAAAACATAAATTGCAGGACCAGCCTGAAAAGAAGCTACTATGCGATATTTTATACTATTTATGGCCATCCTTTCTTTTAACAGCGCTTTAGCACAGACCGCCACCAGTGTGGCCGCCAGCCCATCGCCTGCGGCCATCCAGGCCCGTAAGCCGGTACTGGTGATCCATGGCGGCGCAGGTACTATCCTGCGCAGGAATATGACACCCGAAAAGGAGAAAGCGTATACCGAAGGACTGCAGCAGGCCCTGGCCGCCGGGTATGCCATCCTGGAAAAAGGCGGCAGCGCCCTGGATGCCGTGGAAGCTGCGGTGCGTGTGATGGAAGACAATCCCCTTTTCAATGCCGGCAAGGGAGCGGTATTTACCAATGCGGGCACCAATGAGCTGGATGCATCCATTATGGACGGGAAATCGCTGGCCGCCGGTTCGGTGGCCGGGGTCACTACCATCCGCAACCCCATTACTGCTGCCCGGGCAGTGATGGAGCATAGCCCGCATGTGCTCCTGGTGGGCAGGGGCGCCGAGCAGTTTGCCGCGGAACAGGGGCTGCAGATCGTTGATCCCTCTTATTTCTATACCGAAGAGCGCTGGCAGGGACTGCAAAGGATTAAAAAGGAGGACTCTGCCAAAACTGAGCTGGACCATGGCGGCCGGAAAAGCGGCGCCGGGCTGAAGCAGCCGGAGAACAGGGATTCCAAATATGGTACGGTGGGCGCCGTGGCGCTGGATATGGCCGGTAACCTGGCCGCTGCTACCAGTACCGGAGGGATGACCAACAAACGCTATGGCCGGGTAGGGGATGCACCCATCATTGGCGCGGGCACCTATGCCAGCAATGCCAGCTGTGCTATCAGCTGTACAGGCTGGGGCGAATTCTTTATCCGCCTGGTAATGGCCAAGTCTGTGAGCGACCGGATGGAATATGGCGGCTGGAGCCTGGACCGGGCTGCCGGTGAAATGATCCACAAAGCCCTGCCCGCCCTGGGCGGTGATGGCGGTCTGATCGGTGTGGACAAGGACGGCAATATAGTAATGCCTTTCTGCACCGAAGGCATGTACCGCGGCTATGTGAAGGAGGGAAAAACGGAAGTACGGATCTTTAAGGATTAGCGCCCGCTACAGCAGATCCATCATTTTTGCTATTCTGCAGGCCTCCAGGGAATTCCTGACCCGCAGCTTCTCCAGGATATTCTGCCGGTGCCGGTTCACGGTATTGATGCTGATGGATAATTGAGTGGCAATAGCTTTACTGGCGTCCCCTTTTTCAATGAACCGTAAAATTTCTTTTTCCCGCTCTGAGAGCAGGTCGCTGTATTTTTCTTTATCGGGCGAGAGGGTATTCCCGGTGGCGAAGTTGATGATCATGCCATAGCTTCCTTCTGCATTGGATCTTTCATAAGGAATATCATAGAGACAGAGCGCCAGCCATATATGGCCTTCAGGGCAGCTGCCTACATAGAACATCCGGTGCCGGACAGGAATGTATTCACCGGTATTGTCCTGCATGCGCATTTTACTCACGATATGATAATCGGTCCGCTCCCCGGCAGGCAGGGATTTCAGTAAATGAAAGAAGCGGAGTTCAAGTAAGTGTTTTTGGATCAGGTCCTCCGGGTGGATCCTGCTGAAAATTTCTTCTTCCCAGATAGAGGCAATTTCCTGGGCGCTGCCTTTCCGGCCAATACCCAGGCGCTCCGCCACCCCGCCATTGTAGATATAGCTTTTGTCGGCCTTCAGATCACTCAGCACAGCCACGGAATTTTCTATCCTGGAAAACCAGTAAGCGGCCTGCTGGTAACTGGCCAGTTGCAGGGGCTCATCCCGGCCCGGGGAAAAGGGTTGCCTCAGCAGGGTTTCACTCAGTGTTGAAACGATGTCCATAGGATTCAAACCTACAGTAAAATGGTTATTTATCAGTATTGGCCGGCCAGTTTTCTCCGGTTAGATTTGCGGTTTTAACATTTGGTCCCTGACTACCACTAACAATTTCAAATCAATGTATATGCCAACAAAAAAACTGTTCCTCGCCGGCGCCCTGCTCAGCAGCATGTTCACTACCACCCAGGCGCAGAGCCTGGATAAAATGCAATGGTTCAATGAACCTGCCAGGTGGGAGGTGAAGAACAATGCCCTTTCCCTGTTTGTGACGCCCAAGACCGACTACTGGCGGATCTCCCATTATGGGTTCACCGTGGATGATGCGCCTTTCCTCTACACTACCTATGGCGGCGAGTTTGAAGCCAAAGTGAAGCTGTCCGCCGATTACAAGGAACGCTTTGACCAGTCCGGTCTTATGCTGCGCATTGACCAGCAGAACTATATCAAGGCCGGGGTGGAATATGTGGATGGTAAATACAACCTGAGTGTGGTGGTGACCCATAAAACCAGCGACTGGAGCGTGATCACGCTGGATAAACCCATTAAATTTGTCTGGATCAAGGCCGTCAGGCGACTGGATGCCGTTGAGGTATTCTACTCCTTTGACGATAAGAACTATGTGATGATGCGCAATGCCTGGCTGCCAGATAATTGCCCGGTAATGGTAGGATTAATGGCCGCCTGCCCCGATGGTAACGGATTCAATGCTACATTTGAGCAGTTTTCCGTTAAACACCTGCCCGATCAGCGGAGACTGGAATGGTTGAAAAGGAATGCGGAAGCCAGTAAATAGTCATTACATATTTATTGATAACCACCCGATCCGAAATTATGAAGCATTTCACCTGGCTATTGATAGCCACTTGCCTGTTGAACAGCTGCGATTCTGCCAAAAACGATGCAGCCAGAGAAGACCTCACCCGGTATGTTAATCCCAATATCGGGACCGCCCACAGCCGATGGTTCTTTTATACCCCTGCCGCCCTGCCTTTCGGCATGGCCAAAGTAGCGCCCTCCACCAATGGCAGCTATGGCAACAAGGACGGCTGGGAAGCCGTAGGGTATGATGACCGCCACAGCTCTATTGAAGGATTCCCCAACTTCCATGAATTCCAGGTAGGCGGGATCAGTTTTGCCCCCACCGTTGGGAAACTGCAATCAGTACCCGGTTCGCTGGAAGATGTGGAAAGCGGCTACCGTTCCGCCTTTGACCGCAAGGATGAGCATGCCACCGCCGGTTACTATTCCGTACTGCTGAAAGATTATAAGGTAAAAGCTGAGCTGACCGCTACCAGTCGTGTTGGCTTCCACCGCTACACCTTCCCGGCTTCTGCCGAGTCCAATATCATTTTTGATATTGGCCGCAGGATGGGAGAAAGCGGCGCTGTAGTGGATGCCGGTGTTACCATCGTAGACGCTACCCATATCGAAGGCTTTGTGACCACCCGCCCCGAGTACGTAAAAAAATACCAGGCCGGCGCTACCGTCAGCATGTATTTTTACGCGGAGCTGGACAAAGCCCCCACGGCTTCCGGCACTTTTGTGGGTGATACCATCAAAGCCGGCCAGCAGTCACAGCAAGGAATTGGTGCCGGCGCGTACCTCACCTTTACTACAAAAGAGAATGAGGCCGTTAATATCAAGGTAGGACTGTCCTATACCTCTATAGCCAATGCCCGTGGCAACCTGGAAGCAGAAGCTAAGACTATGAACTTTGACGAAGCAAAGGTCAATGCCAATAAGGTCTGGAATGATTACCTGGGCCGTATCACCGTGGAAGGTAAGAACGAGACCGACAAAGTGAAATTCTACACCGGTCTGTTCCATGCCATCCTGGGCCGTGGACTGGCCAGTGATGTGAACGGCGCCTATCCTAAAAATGACGGCTCCGTTGGCCAGATCGAAACTGGCGCTGACGGCAAGCCGAAGCATAATCATTACAACACGGATGCTATCTGGGGTGGTTACTGGAACCTGACCCAGCTATGGGCTATCGCCTATCCGGAATACTACCAGGATTTTGTGCAGAGCCAGCTGCTGGTCTACAAAGAGACCGGCTGGCTGGGCGATGGATTGGCCGCCAGCAAATATGTCTCCGGTGTGGGCACCAATATGACCGGCCTGGTCATTGCGGCCGCCCACAATATCGGCCTGAAGGAGTATGATGTCAACCTCGCTTATGAGGCGGCGCTCAAGAATGAGATCGGCTATGAAGGCCGGATGCCCGGCGCCGGTAAAATGGATGTAGGCGCTTTCGTGAAAAGAGGTTTCTGTCCCTACATTGTTCCTGATAACCGGGCCAGCGAGCTGACTACCGAAGGCTCGCCCTTTGGCACTTCCCATACCCTGGAAAATGCTTTCAGCACCTATGCCGTAGCACAGTTTGCCAAAGCATTGGGTAAAACGGCCGACTATGATCAGCTGATGAAACTGTCCAAAGGCTGGGAGCTGCTCTATGATTCCAGCACAAGGTTCATCCGCCCGCGTGGACTGGACGGTGCGTTCATTAAAGATTTTGATCCCTCCGCCCCCTGGGTGGGCTTCCAGGAAGGCAATGCCTGGCAATACACTTTCTTTGTACCGCATGACCCGGAAGGACTGGTGCAGAAGCTCGGAAAGGAGGAGTTCAATAAGCGACTGGACAGCATCTTCACCATCTCCCAGAAATATATCTTCGGCGGCGGCAGGGAAGTGGATGCTTTTGCCGGCCTGAAAGGATTATACAACCAGGGTAACCAGCCCAACCTGCATATCTCCTGGCTCTTCAATCATTCCGGCAGACCGGACCTGACCCAGAAATGGACCCGCGCCATCTGTAATGAATTCTATGGAACAGAAGGCATTCACGGATATGGCTACGGCCAGGATGAGGACCAGGGCCAGATGGGCGCCTGGTACGTCATGGCCAGCATTGGCCTGTTTGATGTAAGAGGCCTGAGCGGTCCTGATCCCGCTTTCGGGATCGGCAGCCCGCTGTTTGATAAGGTCACCATCAAACTGCCAGAAAGCATCCGGAAAGGATCCTTCGTGATTGAAACAAAAAATAATGCCGCCGATGCCGTCTATGTTCAAAAAGCTGAACTGGATGGGAAGGCGGATACCGCATTAACAGTACCTTTTGCTGAGCTGGCCAAAGGCGGTAAACTGGTGCTCACCATGGGCAACCAGCCCGCGGCTGCGAAATAAAGGGAAAGCATAGCCTTGAAAAGTACAAAGCCATTGCTGCATCCGCAGCAATGGCTTTGTTGTTATAGGAATGTATTATCAGATTACCTGACCACCTGTTGGGAGAATTTGCGCCCGTTCTGCAAAACCAGTACCTGGTAAATGCCTTTGGGAAAACTGCCCAGGGGAATAGTAGTGGCCGTGCCTGCAAATTGCTTCCGGTATAGCTGCTGTCCGTTCATGTTGAACAGGAGAATAGTGCTGCTGGCAGGCTGCGCCAGCTGAATGGTTACCTGCTGGCCATTGCTGCTGATGCTGGCGGCTGCTTTACTGCCATTCAGCGTGAGCACAGTACTCAGGTGCTGGTTGCCATCCAGGTCAACCTGTTGCAAACGGTACTGGTGCTGGCCTTCACCGGCATTGTAATGAACAAAGTTATACCGGCGGGTGGCCTGGCTGTTGCCGGCTGCCGTCAGGCTGCCGATGCCTGTCCACTGGCTGCCGTCCCTGCTGTACAGGATATTGAATTGTTTGCTTTGTTGCTCTGTGGCGGTTACCCATTCCAGGTAGCTGTTGTTATTTTTCCACTGGCCATTAAAACTGGCATAGGTCACTGGCAGCGTGCTGCTGGTACTGAACTGGTAATAGGTGGGAGCCGTAATGGGCAACATGGATTTATAGGCATAGGCCAGCTGACCAAAGATCACTTCGTCTGTATTGGCAAAACTGTTCCTGTCGAAGGTTACATAGAAATTGGTGTTGATCGGGAAATTGGTGCTTGGATCAATTGTGATGGTATTGGTGCCTGAGCCGCTTACCTGGGAGGAGTTGGCGGCAATGGTCATCAGGATGCTGCCATCGGCGGCATTGTGGATATAGATATTGCCATCACCGGCAAAGACCGGCTCGTTAAAAGTGAGTTCAATATTGGCTGCCACGGCCACGGCAAATACGCCATTGGCTGGGGAGAAACCGGTGACGTAGGGGGGAGCGCTGTTCTGCCGGAGGAAGCGGGGTACAGTAGTATTGGCGTCAACCAGGTCCAGGTCGCCATCGCCATCATAGTCTACGAGGATCATGCCATCGTTCCTGAACTGGCTGAAGCTGATGCCAGCAAAGGGGCCGCTGGTAAAGGTTCCGGCAACCTGATCAATAACCGTAAAGCTGCCGGTGCCATCATTCTCATAATAGCTGATGGCATTCAAGGCCAGTACGGGCATAGCCAATGCATCTACATGGCTATCCCCATTAAAGTCTGCGAAAATAAGACGGCTGTCCTGTGCAATACTGGCAGGCAGGCCGGCCGGCATTGGTTGAACGCTGTAAGCTCCTCCATTGTTCTGCAAGAACCGGGGTGTTTGCCTTGTTTCTATGATGTCCAGGTCTCCATCAGAATCGATGTCTATCGGCAGCAGCGTAATGTTGGAAAAAACATCGAAAGTAATACCGGAGAAGGGACCGCTGCTGAAAGTGCCGGCATTGCTGGCTGAAGTGTTGCTGAAGCCACCCGCTCCATTGTTTTCATGGTAGATGATGCCTTCATAGGTGATGTTAGAAGTTTTGGTGAGCACATCCACCAGTCCGTCACCGTTAAAATCGCCGATCACAAGCCATCCAAGATTGCCCAGGGCAGTTGGTAAACCTGTCGGCATGCTGGCTACGGCATAACCGGATCCGTTATTTTCCAGGTAGCGCAGGTTGGTACCTGTGCTTTCAAGAATATCCATATCACCATCTCCGTCAAGGTCAACTACCTGTTGCGCCACCGAGCGGATACCCCGGAAAGTAATACCGGAGAAAGGGCCGCTGCTGAAAAGACCACTGACAGCAGTTGTTGTACCGAAAGTGCCATCACCATTATTTTCATGGTAAGAAATACTGGTGAAGTCCGCGTCCGATCCCTGGCTGAGCGCATCAAGATCGCCATCGCCGTCAAAGTCGCCAAAAACGATCCGTCCACCATTTCCTAAAGTGGCAGGCAATCCCGCGGGCATACTGACTTCAGTAAAACTGCTGGCAAAAAATGCAGTGGATTTTTTTGGGGGAGAAATTTCATGGGCATACGCCGGCGCAAAAGCCATAAGCACTATGGCCATCATAGGTAATGATCTTTTCATCTGATAAAAGTTGGATGGTTTGTTGGCCGCGAATGTAATGGAATTGTCAATGGTAATTTCTGCCAGCAATATTTTTTGATAATTCTCAAACAATGTTTCCGTCAGCAGATCGTTGCAAAACGTAGTTGATCATTTACGGATAGATAATGCTGTTATACTGTAATCTTTTCCTGAAATGAAGGTATTAATATTTTTCGCAATGGGTTATGGGGTTGGCCCTACCAGAAATGATTTACCTGGATGAGCAGGTTTACAGGCAGGTAGAATAGCAGGGATGGGATCAGCGGGGCCTGCCCGGGTCCTTGACGCCAGGCCCGTCATTGTATTGCTGCGATTGCCCGGGGGCGATGCTCAGGCTCTGCCAGGCGGCGCCTTTCAATAGCTTACCGATATACATGATCTGGCCTACATGGCTGGGATAATGGACCAGCTGCCGGTTGATGGCGTCAATGGCTGTCAGGGGTTCCTTACGGATGTAGATAGTAGTCAGCAGGTCTTCTTCTTTGAGGGACTCAAGGGTAGTCAGCAGGCAGCCCCAGCCTTTCTCCCAAAGCTCCAGCAGCGCTTCCTTTGACAATTGGTTCGTCCCAAATTCTTCGTCGCGCTGGCGCCAGGGCTTTTCTCCGTCCTCGGTGAGGAAATTGGTCCAGCGGCTCAGCATATTGCCGCTCAGGTGGGTGATGATGGTAGCGATACTATTGGACTGTTCATTCGGCCGGTAATGGAGATCAGCTGTCTCCAGCTGCGCAAAGCTGCGGTCGCCCAGTTGTTTGTAGGAGCGGAATCGGCTGATGGCGGATTGCAGGAAAGCGGTACCAATACGATGGCTCATGGCGAATGATTTTGGGGTAAAAGTAAACAGAATGCCGGAGGGCTTTTGTTAAAACCCTGCTGCATGATCGTCCCCCCGTTTGTCGGCCACGGCTTCTATCCGTCCATCGGGATGCAGGCGGATCAGTTCCATCCGGCCAATGGTCCCGCGGGAGGAAACGGTATAGCCCATCTGCCGCAGCTGTTCCCGCAGGGCTTCCGGGAATTCGGGTTCCACAAAGAGCTCATCGGGCTGCCACTGGTGATGGAATTTGGGTTTGTTGACAGCATCTTCCGCGTTCATTCCAAACTCCAGGATATTCATCAGGGTCTGGAATACGGAAGTGATGATGGTAGTGCCGCCGGGTGTGCCCAGCACCAGGAAAGGCTTATTATTCTTCAATACAATTGTGGGTGTCATAGAACTCAACATGCGCTTGCCGGGTGCTATGGCATTGGCTTCTGTGCCGATAGCGCCATACATGTTAGGTACGCCGGGCTTCACACTGAAATCATCCATTTCATTATTGAGCAGAAAGCCGGCGCCGCCCACTACGGTCCTGCTGCCGTAGTGCCCGTTGAGGGTAGTGGTCACGGCTACGGCATTCCCTTCTTTATCTACCACGCTGAGGTGGGTGGTCTCTTCACTTTCGGCTATCACCCCAGCTTGCACATCCCGGCTGTTACCAGCCTTGCCGGGGACATAATCTTTCATGCGTTCCTGCAAATAAGCGGCACTGGTCAGCGTTTGCACCGGCACTTTCACAAAATCGGTATCGCCCAGGTATTGCCCGCGGTCTGCATAGGCACGGCGTTCAATTTCGGTCATGAGCTGAACAGTTTGGGACGAACCAAAGCCATATTGCGCTATAGGATACGATGATACCATCTGCATCATCTGCGGCAATAATATGCCGCCACTGGAAGGCAGGGGCATAGTGATAATGGTGTAGTCCTTGTATTGAAAGCGCACGGGTGTTCTTTCTTTGGCTTGGTAGCTGCTTAGATCGGCATGGCTGATCATTCCCCTGCCGCGGGCCATTTCGGCCACCAGCAGGTTGGCTGTTTCACCGCCATAAAATCCTTCCGGGCCTTTATCGCGGATGCGTTCCAGCGTCCTTGCCAGTTCCGGTTGCAGCAGGGTGTCACCGGCTTTCCAGCTGCTGGTCCTGACAAAGGCCGGCTGCCGGGTATTGCAGCGGATGAGATCTGCCTGCGCACGGTTAAGGCTATTGGCTTCTGCGGCCGTAATCGCAAATCCTTTTGCGGCCAGGTTGATAGCCGGCTGGATCAGCATTTTGAAAGGCAGCTTGCCATAGCGGGCGCTGGCAAAGAGACCGGCCACTGTTCCGGGAACACCTGCCGCCAGGTGGCCCTGCTGGCTTTTTCCCAGCTGTGCATTACCGGCTGCATCCAGGTACAGATCCCTGTGGGCTTTGGCCGGGGCCGCCTCCCGGTAGTCGATGGCCAGGCTATGCCCGTCCGCCAGCTGCGCCACCAGGAATCCGCCGCCCCCCAGGTTGCCTGCGCCGGGATATACAACGGCCAGGGCCAGCTGCGTGGCAATGGCCGCATCTATGGCATTGCCGCCCTGCTGCAGGATGGCCAGGCCGGTAGCGCTGGCCAGCGGATGTGCTGCTACTACGGCGCCATTTCGGACGGTGACTGTTTTGTTGATGGTATATTGCCAGGGGTCCGTTGCCGTGACTGTATGCAGCTGATGCCGGCCTGCACAACCAGCCAGCAGGATCAGCATACAAAGACAGGTGAGTAGTCGATGGGACAGGTGCTGCATGCAGTCAGTTTTTTTATAATGGAACAATGATACTGGTAAACCCTTAACCATGATGTAGACGGGGAGCGACAACCTATTTACCAGTACCTAAATGTAGCATATCCTGTTCGGGAAACCGCCGGTAACTCATGGAACTATGCCATAGTTTTACTATTTTACCAATACTGATCGACGGGTTCTCTAACCGCATTCCACGATCACATGAGAAAAATGATCGCCCCTGGTTTTATTGCCGGGGGCTATTTTTTGCGCCGCCGCTGGCAGCCTTGCCGCCAGCAGGCAAAGAGAACGGTTGCTGCCTGTGATGGCTGTTCCGGTACCCACTCGCCATAGTTTTTGTACAGCGGACTACTTTCTTTATTTTCACTGAATCATTTTACACCGACTTGTTTATGAGAAAATTTATTGTACTCTCTTTCCTGATCTGTATTTCCGCATTTGCCTCCGCCCAGTTACAATCGCCCGATCAATTCCTCGGCTATCCGCTCGGCACCCGCTACACCCCGCATTTCAACGTGGTGAATTATGTAAAGCAGGTGGCAGCAGCGGTACCCGGCATGGTGAAAGTAGAGCAGTATGGTGTTACCAATGAAGGCCGGCCCCTGCTGCTGGCCTTTGTAGCTTCAGCGGAGAATATGTCCAGGCTGGAAGCTATCCGGCTCAATAACCTGCGACTGGCAGGGCTTACCCGCGACAAAGCCGCTCCCGATGAACGCGGCCCCGCCATCATCTGGCTCAGCTACAATGTACATGGCAATGAGACCTCTTCTTCTGAAGCAGCCATGCTCACCCTGTATGAACTGGTGAACCCCGCCAATACCCGTACCAAGGAATGGTTGAAAAATACGGTCCTCATCATTGATCCCTGCGTGAACCCGGACGGGCGTGATCGCTACGTGAACTGGTTCAACAGCGTGGTGGGCAAAACCGTTAATGCGGAACCCTTTACCCGGGAACACAATGAACCCTGGCCCGGCGGCCGCTCCAACCATTATAATTTTGACCTCAACCGCGACTGGGCCTGGCAAACGCAGCTGGAATCCCGTCAGCGTATGGTCCGCTATAACCAGTGGCTGCCCCAGATCCATGTGGATTACCACGAGCAGGGTTATAATGAACCCTACTATTTTGCGCCCGCTGCCGAACCCTTCCATGAAG from Candidatus Pseudobacter hemicellulosilyticus encodes the following:
- the ggt gene encoding gamma-glutamyltransferase, producing the protein MQHLSHRLLTCLCMLILLAGCAGRHQLHTVTATDPWQYTINKTVTVRNGAVVAAHPLASATGLAILQQGGNAIDAAIATQLALAVVYPGAGNLGGGGFLVAQLADGHSLAIDYREAAPAKAHRDLYLDAAGNAQLGKSQQGHLAAGVPGTVAGLFASARYGKLPFKMLIQPAINLAAKGFAITAAEANSLNRAQADLIRCNTRQPAFVRTSSWKAGDTLLQPELARTLERIRDKGPEGFYGGETANLLVAEMARGRGMISHADLSSYQAKERTPVRFQYKDYTIITMPLPSSGGILLPQMMQMVSSYPIAQYGFGSSQTVQLMTEIERRAYADRGQYLGDTDFVKVPVQTLTSAAYLQERMKDYVPGKAGNSRDVQAGVIAESEETTHLSVVDKEGNAVAVTTTLNGHYGSRTVVGGAGFLLNNEMDDFSVKPGVPNMYGAIGTEANAIAPGKRMLSSMTPTIVLKNNKPFLVLGTPGGTTIITSVFQTLMNILEFGMNAEDAVNKPKFHHQWQPDELFVEPEFPEALREQLRQMGYTVSSRGTIGRMELIRLHPDGRIEAVADKRGDDHAAGF